A window of Flavobacterium branchiarum genomic DNA:
GTTGGAATCTAATGATGTGCCAACTAAAAGTGCAAATGTCGAGGACGTAGTTGCGGAGAACACTCCAAAAATGACTCCAAAAATGAATTTAGACCTAGAGAAGGAAGAGGAAATAGTTGAAAAATTAAAGCAGTTAGAAAAAAAGCATTTTTATTTAAATTCTGATTTTACGCTGCAACTTGTCGCTAAAAAAATTAAAACAAACACGAGTTATTTATCATATGTTGTTAATAAGAGATTTGGTAAGACTTTTAGTGAATATTCAAATGAATTAAAGATTAATTATGTTATCAATGAATTAATAACTAATTCCAAATACCGAAAATATTCAACTCAGGCGCTAGCCGAAAGTGTCGGTTTTAAAAATGCTATTTCTTTTACAAAATCATTTAGTAAAAGGACAGGTGTTACGCCTACTCAGTTTAGTAAAAAGCTAGAGGCTACAAAATTTTAGGAAAATAAAATTGTAGCTTCTAGCTTAATCGTCTATTAAGTTTGACCTATAGGTTTTACTGTTCCGGGTGGGAGTGGGTCTTTCAATGTTTCAATGTTTTCTTCTAGTGCTGGGTCTTGGCCTCCGTTAATCATTTTGCAATGTTTTTTTGGAAGCTCATTTTTTTTAAAATCGTTCAGTTTTAGGGCGGACTTTTTCATATGTTTATTTGTTAGAATGTCAAAATTATGGAAAAGGTATTGTGATAATTTGAATTACAGATTTTGAAGGATTTTCATGTTTTTTATTTATTTATTTTACTGGTAATCAATTTGTTGTGTTGTTTTTAAGTATCTAACTATTTATAAATTATGTATTCATTTCTTTTATAAAATTGAAAATTTAACTTCTTTTATCTGAAAGATTAGTAATATTTGTGATGTTCCTTTTTTGTAATAATTAAGATTATCACGATGATTAAATTAGTTGACAAGTATCTAGATTTGAATAATTTTTTAAATGCTAAAAAGGAGTTTGAGGATCTTTTTCTTTCCCATCCCAATTATCCGAGCCTTTTTGCTATTACAGATTCGTTAAATATATTATCGATAGATAATATTGTTATAAAAGTTCCAAAAGAACAATTGCATGAATTACCTAATTCTTTCCTCGCAATTTTTAATAATGACCTAGTTCTGGTTGATAAAACAGAATCTTCTGTAGTGATTGAGACAGAGAAAGGTAAGAAAACTAAATTAACGATTGCTGATTTCTCAGAGGGGTGGAATGGTGTAGTGTTGGCAATTGAAGCAAATGAAGTTCAAGAAGAGAAAGTCATGAATGAAGGTCCTAAGTGGCTAAAATATGGTATTTTATTCTTGGTGTTAATTGTATTGTCTAGTTTCTATAATGAGTATAGTGTATATGACTATGGTTTTTTGATTACATCCTTATTGGGGTTGTTGATTAGTGTATTTATTGTTCAAGAAAAATTTGGTATCGATAATCAGATTGTTTCTAAGTTGTGTAATATTAATCCAACTACTTCTTGTGATTCAGTTATTAAATCTGAAAACGAAAAGTCTAATAACTGGTTTAGTTTTTCAGATTTACCATTACTCTTTTTTATGACTTCTGTATTGGCAATGCTGATAGGATCAACAAACTCTTCCCTTGTTGGTTTTCTTAGTTTAATGGCCGTCCCGGTGATTGTATATTCTATTTGGGTGCAAAAATTTCAAATAAAAAAATGGTGCGTATTGTGTTTGTCTGTTTCTGTTTTAATGATAATTCAAGGAGTAATATGGGTTTTTGAATCAGGCTTTAGGTTAAACTTAACATTGACCAATCTTTTTCAATATTTATTTTCTCTGATTCTTGTTTCTTCATTATGGTCAGTGATGAAACCGGTTATTGAGGCTGGATTAAAAGCTGCTGGATCGGTAAAGGATTTAACGAAGTTTAGGAGAAACTTTACCCTGTTTGAATTCTTGTCTAAAGAGATTGTTGCATCAG
This region includes:
- a CDS encoding vitamin K epoxide reductase family protein, with protein sequence MIKLVDKYLDLNNFLNAKKEFEDLFLSHPNYPSLFAITDSLNILSIDNIVIKVPKEQLHELPNSFLAIFNNDLVLVDKTESSVVIETEKGKKTKLTIADFSEGWNGVVLAIEANEVQEEKVMNEGPKWLKYGILFLVLIVLSSFYNEYSVYDYGFLITSLLGLLISVFIVQEKFGIDNQIVSKLCNINPTTSCDSVIKSENEKSNNWFSFSDLPLLFFMTSVLAMLIGSTNSSLVGFLSLMAVPVIVYSIWVQKFQIKKWCVLCLSVSVLMIIQGVIWVFESGFRLNLTLTNLFQYLFSLILVSSLWSVMKPVIEAGLKAAGSVKDLTKFRRNFTLFEFLSKEIVASDGFDELEGIHFGNSTATAKISIILSPSCGHCHKAFEDAFELVWKFPEKISLNVLFNINPDNNQNPYKVVVERLLMINDVNPENIVEAISDWHIKKMGLELWQKKWNVDSVSMRVNQQIQKQYDWCSKNEFNYTPVKILNTRLYPSEYELSELKYFINDVLEDNEAVERDSLVYM